GGCCCCTGCTCATGCCCAGGGCTCCGGCGGCCTCGCTCTGGCCCTTGTCCACCGAGTTCAGGCCCGAGCGGACGATCTCGGACAGATAGGCGCCCTCGTTGATGCCCAGCCCCAGGACCGCCGCGACGAAGGGGGTGAAGACCGTCGTCGTCTTGAAGGTCAGCAGCTCGGGGCCGAAGGGGATTCCCAGACTCAGCTTCTGGTAGAGCGCGGACAGCGCCCCCCAGAAGACCAGCTGGGTGTAGATCGGGGTGCCGCGGAAGAACCACAGGTAGGCCAGTGCCACCCAGCGCAGGACCGGGTTTGAGGATTGGCGCAGGATCGCCGTGGTGACCGCTAGCACGATGCCGATGGCCATCGCCATGAAGGTCAGCAGCAGCGTCCAGCCGACGGCCTTGACCACGTGGACCTCACGCAGGAAGAACCAGACCGTGGACCAGTGGAACTTCTCATTGGTGACCAGCCCGTGGATGAGCATGGCCCCCAGGATCGTGACGATCGCGGCACTGATCCACGTCCCCGGGCGGGGGACGGGCTTGGGGTTGTTGAGGACGACCTTGTCGTCCTCGGAAACGGGTGAGGCGCTCACGGCTCACTCCTTCACTGCGGGATTGAGTTCTGCGGTGGTCAGGGCGGCGTCCTTCACGCCCCAGTTGTCCAGGATCTTCTGCCAGATGCCGTGGTCCATGAGGTACTGGATGGCGGCCTGGATCGCGGCGGTGAACTGCGGATCGGCCTTGGCGGTCACTACCCCCTGGGGGGCGGCGTCCTCGATCTCCCCGAGGGTGACGATCTGACCGTCGGTCAGCTCGACGGCGTAGCCGGCCACGGTGGAGTCGGAGTAGGTGGCGTCGATGGTGCCGCCCACCAGGCCGGTGGTGGCCTCGGACTGCTTGGAGTAGGAACGCACGGACAGAACCGGCTTGCCCGCCTGCGCGCACTTGTCGGCGGCGTCGCGCATGGTGGTCTCCTGGGCGGTACCCACCTGGACGCCGATGGTCCGCCCGCACAGCTGGAGGTGGTCGGAGGACTCGACGCCCTTGGGGTTGCCGGCCTGGACGTTGAATCGCGAGCCCACGTTGATGTAGGCGGTCATGTCGACCTCCGCGGTACGTTCGGGGGTGACGGTGAAGGAGGAGATGCCGGCGTCGTACTTCGAGCCGATCGAGGCGATGATGGAGTCGAACTCGGCGGTGTGCACCTTGCCCTTGACGCCCAGGACGGCGGCGATCGCGTTGGTCAGGTCGACGTCGTAGCCCACGGCCGTGCCCGAGGGGTCGAGGAACTCGGCCGGCGCGTAGTCCGTGGAGGCGGCCACGTCGAGGACGCCGTCCTCGAGGGCGCCCTGAGGGAGCTTGGCAATGATGTCGGGCTGCGCCTGGATCGACGAGGTGTCGAAGGAGTGGATCTGCGAGCTCCGGTTCGCGTTCCAGTCAGCGGCGTTGGTGCATCCGCTGAGGACCAGGCAGGCGGTGGCTGCCAGCCCGAGGGAGGCGTGATGGCGGATCCTCATCGTGGGATCTCCTCTTCGGAGTGGATCAAGACAGAGAAAGAATATCCGCAATGCAGTATAGATATGCAAGTCGGGAGGGTGGCGTATAGCACGACGGCGGCCCTGAGCCTCGTGTGTAGGAGGCTCAGGGCCGCCGTCTGAGCTGGGTCAGCGGCTCACAGGTCGTAGTAGAGCTGGAACTCGTAGGGGTGGGGG
This region of Actinomyces oris genomic DNA includes:
- a CDS encoding ABC transporter substrate-binding protein, yielding MRIRHHASLGLAATACLVLSGCTNAADWNANRSSQIHSFDTSSIQAQPDIIAKLPQGALEDGVLDVAASTDYAPAEFLDPSGTAVGYDVDLTNAIAAVLGVKGKVHTAEFDSIIASIGSKYDAGISSFTVTPERTAEVDMTAYINVGSRFNVQAGNPKGVESSDHLQLCGRTIGVQVGTAQETTMRDAADKCAQAGKPVLSVRSYSKQSEATTGLVGGTIDATYSDSTVAGYAVELTDGQIVTLGEIEDAAPQGVVTAKADPQFTAAIQAAIQYLMDHGIWQKILDNWGVKDAALTTAELNPAVKE
- a CDS encoding amino acid ABC transporter permease translates to MSASPVSEDDKVVLNNPKPVPRPGTWISAAIVTILGAMLIHGLVTNEKFHWSTVWFFLREVHVVKAVGWTLLLTFMAMAIGIVLAVTTAILRQSSNPVLRWVALAYLWFFRGTPIYTQLVFWGALSALYQKLSLGIPFGPELLTFKTTTVFTPFVAAVLGLGINEGAYLSEIVRSGLNSVDKGQSEAAGALGMSRGQILRRIVLPQAMRVIVPPTGNETISMLKTTSLVLAVPFTLDLTFVTNSYASLTYQIIPLLLVAAIWYIIITSILMVGQHYIERYYGKGFDSDKSSGSSGRGLSARQQAILDAHTTKDDPFLEVTP